From Paenibacillus sp. PK3_47, the proteins below share one genomic window:
- a CDS encoding right-handed parallel beta-helix repeat-containing protein: MPLADQTSKLNTAPGSITSSKPNEVNVYYVAADGNDNNQGTLDSPWATLQHAADNAMPGSHIYLRGGVYHQKLHITSGGSEGAGSMVFAGYPKETAILDGEGLPVDGLEGLIEIENASYVTISELEIRNYKTSAKDEVPAGIYIHGAGKSISLLNNRIHSIANTAPLNEDDLSGRDAHGIAVYGTEADEALSHLKIAGNEVYDLVLGSSEAVAVNGNVDSFEITDNIIHDNDNIGIDIIGYEGTAGVETVDQARNGTVKGNLVYGISSNYNPSYGTSLPNDSHSAGGIYIDGGRSILVEQNRVYDNDIGIELASEHKGKLTRDITVRNNLVYLNRLTGIAMGGYDEDRGGTSESTIAFNTLYMNDLLGAGNGQLFLQANLSGNTLTDNIVVASGSGVLISNEYTSNIMNTVDRNLYFAEAGEEEAFWLWKKNEYTGFAAYQHGTGNDFNSKFADPKFKDAARGDFRLQ, from the coding sequence GTGCCGTTAGCAGACCAAACTTCAAAGTTAAATACAGCTCCGGGGTCCATCACAAGCTCTAAACCGAATGAGGTTAACGTCTATTACGTAGCTGCAGATGGAAATGACAACAATCAGGGAACCCTTGATTCACCCTGGGCGACACTGCAGCACGCCGCAGATAACGCTATGCCGGGCAGTCATATTTATCTTCGCGGAGGCGTGTATCACCAGAAGCTGCACATTACAAGCGGTGGTTCAGAAGGAGCCGGTTCAATGGTCTTTGCCGGCTATCCGAAGGAGACAGCTATCCTTGACGGTGAAGGCCTGCCGGTGGACGGGCTGGAAGGACTGATAGAGATTGAAAATGCAAGCTATGTGACGATCTCGGAGCTGGAAATCCGCAATTACAAAACATCAGCCAAAGATGAAGTACCCGCAGGCATCTATATTCATGGTGCCGGGAAATCAATTTCTTTACTGAATAACCGCATTCATTCCATAGCCAATACCGCACCGCTTAATGAGGATGATCTCTCGGGCAGGGATGCCCACGGAATAGCCGTATACGGAACCGAAGCGGATGAAGCCCTGTCTCACCTGAAAATTGCCGGCAATGAAGTGTATGATCTGGTGCTCGGTTCAAGTGAGGCGGTGGCCGTGAACGGGAATGTGGATAGTTTTGAAATTACAGACAATATCATTCATGATAATGATAACATCGGGATCGACATCATCGGTTACGAAGGAACTGCTGGGGTAGAGACAGTGGACCAGGCCCGGAACGGAACGGTTAAAGGCAACTTAGTATACGGGATTTCATCTAATTATAATCCGTCATACGGGACTTCACTGCCCAACGACAGCCACTCGGCGGGCGGGATTTACATCGACGGAGGCAGGTCAATCCTCGTTGAGCAGAACCGCGTATACGATAATGACATAGGCATTGAGCTGGCGTCCGAGCATAAGGGAAAGCTGACCCGGGATATAACGGTACGGAATAATCTGGTGTACCTCAACCGGCTGACCGGCATTGCCATGGGCGGGTACGACGAGGACCGCGGAGGCACGAGTGAGAGTACGATTGCTTTTAATACACTTTATATGAACGACTTGCTCGGCGCCGGTAACGGGCAGCTCTTTTTGCAGGCTAACCTAAGCGGTAATACCCTAACGGACAATATTGTCGTGGCCAGCGGTTCCGGCGTCCTGATCAGTAACGAATATACTAGCAACATTATGAATACAGTAGACCGGAATCTATACTTCGCGGAAGCTGGTGAGGAGGAGGCATTCTGGTTATGGAAAAAGAACGAGTATACCGGCTTCGCCGCTTATCAGCACGGAACAGGTAACGACTTCAACTCGAAGTTTGCTGATCCCAAGTTTAAGGACGCCGCCCGTGGTGATTTTCGCCTGCAATAA
- a CDS encoding IS4 family transposase, with protein sequence MKKSTSLSNILQLVIPEEKLRPILEELNYVDVGRKFTVYDLLLFLGEAAFQQWKGYRDGVQRMALSGLSSVNHSTLSKKAKDVPYELFKRLLNVMIGLCNRKTKRKLGIPKELLIVDSTTISVGLGRLPWAPIKGEKAGVKLHAGIIGDRMELHKVTETTGKEHDLNSCKDLLDSQYILVADRSYGKHKLFDLYQAREDRQYFVIRLHNNTTFTNPISRHRKRPFSGSIEQDLTCQLGKKKALSENRFRVVILKDPKGKPVILATNLHWYSPEGIANIYKKRWQIEVFFRWIKQHLNIPRLFGTTENAVYGQLYMALLVYVLLKFLFEQGNATVHFSAKLTFADFDRLFTLQTLPLEWRIYLADAADIITRI encoded by the coding sequence ATGAAAAAGTCTACTTCATTATCGAATATTCTGCAATTAGTGATTCCTGAAGAAAAATTACGTCCCATCCTCGAAGAATTAAATTATGTCGATGTGGGACGAAAATTTACGGTCTATGATTTACTTCTCTTCTTGGGCGAAGCTGCCTTCCAGCAGTGGAAGGGATACCGGGATGGGGTACAACGAATGGCTCTTAGCGGGCTAAGTTCTGTGAATCACTCCACCCTTTCCAAAAAAGCCAAAGACGTTCCTTATGAATTATTCAAGCGTTTGCTGAATGTAATGATTGGACTGTGTAACCGAAAAACGAAGCGTAAACTCGGCATTCCAAAGGAACTGCTCATCGTTGATTCCACTACCATTTCTGTAGGTCTGGGCCGGCTGCCTTGGGCTCCGATTAAAGGCGAAAAAGCCGGCGTTAAGCTACATGCAGGAATCATTGGCGACCGGATGGAGCTGCACAAAGTCACCGAAACGACAGGTAAAGAGCATGATTTGAATAGTTGCAAAGACTTGCTGGATAGCCAATATATTTTAGTTGCAGACCGCTCTTACGGTAAACACAAGTTGTTTGACCTGTACCAAGCACGGGAGGATAGACAATACTTTGTGATTCGGCTTCACAATAATACTACATTTACGAATCCGATTTCCCGACACCGAAAGCGTCCATTTTCCGGAAGTATTGAGCAGGATTTAACCTGCCAATTGGGCAAAAAGAAGGCTCTTTCCGAGAACCGGTTTCGGGTGGTCATTCTTAAAGATCCCAAAGGAAAGCCGGTTATTCTTGCTACAAATCTGCACTGGTACTCCCCTGAAGGGATCGCAAATATTTATAAAAAACGTTGGCAAATTGAAGTCTTTTTTCGTTGGATAAAGCAGCATTTAAACATTCCGAGACTATTTGGAACGACGGAAAACGCAGTGTATGGACAGTTGTACATGGCTTTATTGGTTTATGTTTTGCTTAAATTTCTGTTTGAACAAGGAAACGCTACCGTACATTTTAGCGCTAAATTAACATTTGCCGACTTTGACCGGTTATTTACATTGCAAACATTACCGCTGGAGTGGAGGATTTACTTAGCCGATGCCGCGGATATAATTACCAGAATATAG
- a CDS encoding response regulator transcription factor: MMNAPILHFISPPIPYFVDCGHASYGIGDYHIDRNCIGVFDLIVVVKGILPVGENGVLKEIGEGEGMILLPDAHHYGFAPCTAPTEIIWIHFQTFGSWQECADMSECLANQQMLIEEHKTKAYVNHTDVCSIFIPKYLNISVKAMELLELFFEQESEPRSLRNWRRQAVFQSFLQHLDRDLASPSDATAIHLAEQIELYIRNNYMNDLTNSVLQKELNYHPNYLAKSMLKVYGMTPMAYLQVYRIEQSKRLLLQTSWPVARIAEEVGFRHVSHYSSCFSKKEGLSPSVFRSKFAKER, translated from the coding sequence ATGATGAATGCACCCATCCTGCATTTTATTTCGCCTCCGATTCCCTATTTCGTAGACTGCGGTCATGCCTCGTACGGGATTGGCGATTACCATATAGACCGTAATTGCATCGGAGTGTTCGATTTGATCGTTGTTGTCAAAGGGATCCTGCCGGTAGGTGAGAACGGAGTGCTGAAGGAAATAGGTGAAGGTGAGGGGATGATTCTTCTGCCGGATGCCCATCATTATGGCTTCGCCCCCTGCACTGCGCCAACGGAAATCATCTGGATTCATTTTCAGACCTTTGGCAGCTGGCAGGAATGTGCCGATATGAGCGAATGCCTTGCCAATCAGCAGATGCTGATTGAGGAGCACAAAACTAAAGCTTATGTTAACCACACAGATGTCTGCTCCATTTTTATTCCGAAGTATCTGAACATTTCCGTCAAAGCGATGGAACTGCTGGAGCTATTCTTTGAACAGGAATCGGAGCCGAGGTCGCTGCGTAACTGGCGGCGTCAGGCTGTTTTTCAGTCCTTCCTTCAGCATTTGGACCGGGATCTGGCTTCGCCGAGTGATGCGACTGCCATCCATCTGGCTGAACAGATCGAGCTGTACATCCGCAATAATTACATGAATGATCTCACCAACTCCGTTCTGCAGAAAGAACTGAATTACCACCCGAATTATTTAGCCAAAAGTATGCTGAAGGTCTACGGAATGACGCCGATGGCCTACCTGCAGGTGTACCGGATCGAGCAATCCAAGCGTTTGCTGCTCCAGACCTCCTGGCCTGTGGCACGTATCGCCGAGGAAGTCGGCTTCCGCCATGTCTCGCATTATTCCTCCTGCTTCTCCAAAAAAGAAGGCCTCTCCCCTTCGGTGTTCCGCAGCAAATTTGCGAAGGAGCGTTAG
- a CDS encoding sugar ABC transporter substrate-binding protein, with amino-acid sequence MKTGKTLGAGLILAGSILGAVGCGNHNGTNSASPSPESEAATTSEASAEKVKIIYTMWGSAAEGNTTQTVADRFNASQDRIEVEVQAIPWENYMTKLNTLATAGQLPDTGMLKEDGVIQWSSEGMLNDVSAMYEGSDSKPLDSLAYKHKGNTVAYAAANEILLLYYNKDMFDKANVPYPPSALDQAWTWDEFVDTAKKLTIDKNGKHPGEDGFNAQSIVQYGASVENLPWQLETWALSNGGGFYSEDGSEVRIGEDSSMEAIQRVADLYLKDHVAPLSVGQTDDGIQRTIIAGTVAMATNGQWNVGTSLNTAKEEGLNYGVAVLPYMKDKVTISTGGANVVFSQTKHPKEAMEWLKWYNSEENNWELISSGIWMPTLDKWYKDETLTRKWVENPNFPPYEEYKSAVVDYAQSSAARPAAWFYTNYTTDFNTLLGSVLGDVWTGKTTAKEAITKNLEALKAIHAGNQ; translated from the coding sequence ATGAAAACAGGAAAGACACTCGGAGCAGGCCTTATTCTGGCTGGCTCGATACTGGGCGCTGTCGGATGCGGAAACCATAACGGGACTAATTCGGCCTCACCGTCACCGGAATCAGAAGCTGCCACAACATCTGAAGCCTCTGCGGAAAAAGTAAAAATTATTTACACGATGTGGGGAAGTGCGGCGGAAGGGAATACGACCCAGACGGTGGCGGACCGGTTCAATGCTTCCCAGGACAGAATAGAAGTGGAAGTACAGGCAATTCCCTGGGAGAATTACATGACAAAATTGAATACGCTCGCAACAGCTGGCCAATTGCCGGACACAGGAATGCTTAAGGAGGATGGGGTCATCCAGTGGTCCTCTGAAGGCATGCTGAATGATGTCAGTGCCATGTATGAGGGAAGTGACAGCAAGCCGCTGGATAGCCTGGCCTATAAACACAAGGGCAACACTGTAGCCTATGCGGCTGCCAATGAAATTTTGCTGCTGTATTACAACAAAGACATGTTCGACAAAGCGAATGTCCCGTATCCTCCTTCTGCACTGGATCAGGCATGGACCTGGGACGAATTTGTAGACACGGCCAAGAAACTGACGATAGACAAGAACGGCAAACATCCCGGCGAGGATGGTTTTAATGCACAGAGCATCGTTCAATATGGCGCATCCGTCGAGAATCTGCCGTGGCAGCTCGAAACATGGGCACTCAGCAATGGCGGCGGGTTCTATTCCGAAGACGGGTCTGAGGTCAGAATCGGGGAAGACTCCAGCATGGAAGCGATTCAGAGAGTGGCTGATTTGTATTTAAAAGACCACGTTGCCCCGCTGTCTGTCGGGCAGACCGATGACGGCATTCAGCGCACCATCATTGCCGGCACGGTGGCCATGGCGACAAACGGCCAATGGAATGTAGGCACCAGCCTGAATACCGCCAAGGAGGAAGGCTTGAACTACGGCGTAGCCGTCCTGCCTTATATGAAGGATAAAGTGACGATCAGCACAGGCGGCGCCAATGTCGTATTCTCACAGACCAAGCATCCGAAGGAAGCAATGGAATGGCTGAAATGGTATAACTCTGAGGAAAATAATTGGGAGCTTATCTCCTCCGGCATTTGGATGCCTACTCTCGATAAGTGGTATAAGGATGAGACGCTCACCCGCAAATGGGTGGAAAATCCGAATTTTCCTCCATACGAGGAATACAAGTCAGCAGTTGTTGATTACGCCCAATCCTCTGCTGCAAGACCTGCCGCCTGGTTCTATACGAACTATACAACAGACTTTAATACACTGCTCGGCTCGGTTCTGGGAGATGTCTGGACTGGTAAAACTACCGCGAAAGAAGCGATTACCAAAAATCTAGAAGCTCTGAAAGCTATTCATGCAGGCAATCAATAA
- a CDS encoding sugar ABC transporter permease, producing METIRKLQKHRSRIHSSEARVAYICLIPAFLGLIFLTYLPLAGVLGISLTNWTGLKSPEFIGIDNYIKLFTTDPYIKDSIFATIYFAALSVAGSMIYSLFIAMLLNRKIPARGFFRAVFYVPYVLPAAAIYVGWSWLYEGNFGFFNYLLSEMGLNKILFIADSSYVVPSLSLISVWLSGNLIVIFLAGLQNVPGVYHEAAEMDGANGWQRFLHITLPCMTPIIFYNLLMSLIANLQVVTPALALTNGGPGNSSRFLTYLMYDQAFVNYKLGYACATTLIIFAILAVFTAVLFKTSNLWIYNEGGDDH from the coding sequence ATGGAAACCATCCGTAAACTGCAGAAACACCGTTCCCGCATTCATTCCAGCGAGGCGCGTGTCGCTTATATATGTCTGATTCCCGCTTTTTTAGGCTTAATCTTCCTGACTTATCTGCCGCTTGCCGGAGTGCTCGGGATCAGCCTGACCAATTGGACGGGGCTCAAGAGCCCGGAGTTCATCGGAATTGATAATTATATCAAGCTGTTCACCACCGATCCTTATATTAAGGATTCCATTTTCGCTACGATCTATTTTGCAGCTTTATCTGTGGCCGGAAGCATGATTTACTCTTTGTTTATTGCCATGCTGCTTAACCGTAAAATTCCGGCGAGAGGTTTTTTCAGAGCGGTATTCTATGTACCGTATGTTCTGCCGGCAGCAGCGATTTATGTAGGATGGTCCTGGCTGTACGAAGGGAATTTCGGTTTTTTTAACTATCTCCTGTCCGAAATGGGACTGAATAAAATTCTTTTTATCGCAGATTCCAGTTATGTTGTTCCTTCGCTTTCACTAATATCCGTATGGCTTTCGGGGAATTTGATCGTTATCTTTTTGGCGGGGCTGCAGAATGTTCCGGGTGTATACCATGAAGCGGCTGAAATGGACGGAGCGAACGGATGGCAGCGCTTCCTGCATATTACCCTGCCTTGCATGACACCGATTATTTTCTATAACCTCCTGATGAGTCTGATTGCCAATCTCCAGGTCGTTACACCGGCGCTTGCTTTAACCAATGGCGGTCCGGGCAATTCGTCGCGCTTCCTGACGTATCTGATGTATGACCAGGCCTTTGTCAATTACAAGCTGGGTTATGCCTGCGCAACTACCCTGATTATCTTTGCCATTCTTGCCGTCTTTACTGCCGTGTTATTCAAGACGTCGAACTTATGGATCTACAATGAAGGAGGCGACGACCATTGA
- a CDS encoding carbohydrate ABC transporter permease — translation MSTAAYSRLRSKKRRNRVMNMVTFAAVILFALLAVFPIWWIFRTSLMSNSEIYQYPPSLVPQNWLFSNYEKTLEVFKFWKYLWNTMVIITPSCLAGTFTATLCGYAFARLRFRGKGLIWALCVGSMLLPAMVTLIPLYIGWTRGLGFNDSYWPLILPYFCGGGAFNIFLIRQFIMSIPRELDQAATIDGAGYFRILFSIIMPAIRPAMIVVALFIFIGLWNDLLQQMIYINSSDKYTIALGLTNFRGQLKSDWSLTMAATCLSFAPGVIFYLIGQRYFVEGITLTGLKN, via the coding sequence TTGAGCACAGCCGCATACAGCAGACTAAGAAGCAAGAAACGCAGAAACAGGGTCATGAACATGGTAACGTTCGCCGCTGTCATTTTGTTCGCTTTGCTGGCTGTCTTCCCGATCTGGTGGATTTTTCGCACATCGCTCATGTCTAACTCAGAAATCTATCAATATCCGCCTTCGCTGGTGCCGCAGAACTGGCTGTTTTCCAACTATGAAAAAACGCTGGAGGTCTTTAAATTCTGGAAGTACCTCTGGAATACGATGGTGATCATCACTCCGTCCTGTCTGGCGGGTACATTCACGGCTACCTTATGCGGATATGCTTTTGCAAGGCTGCGCTTCCGGGGGAAAGGTCTGATCTGGGCGCTGTGCGTCGGTTCGATGCTTCTGCCGGCCATGGTTACGCTGATTCCGCTGTACATAGGCTGGACGCGCGGCCTGGGATTTAACGACAGCTATTGGCCGCTCATTCTGCCGTATTTCTGCGGCGGAGGTGCTTTCAACATTTTTCTGATCCGCCAGTTTATCATGTCTATCCCCAGAGAGCTTGACCAGGCGGCCACGATTGACGGAGCGGGTTACTTCCGGATTCTGTTCAGTATCATCATGCCGGCGATCCGGCCTGCAATGATTGTGGTTGCACTGTTTATCTTCATCGGGCTGTGGAATGATCTGCTCCAGCAGATGATCTATATCAATTCCAGTGATAAATACACGATCGCCCTCGGTTTAACGAACTTTAGAGGACAGCTGAAAAGTGACTGGTCGCTGACGATGGCCGCAACCTGTCTTTCCTTTGCTCCCGGTGTCATCTTTTACCTGATCGGCCAGAGGTATTTTGTTGAGGGGATTACGCTTACCGGATTGAAAAATTGA